A genomic region of Capnocytophaga canimorsus contains the following coding sequences:
- the ruvB gene encoding Holliday junction branch migration DNA helicase RuvB: MNKNLDPNKDRYSPQELDIEKALRPLSFDDFAGQEAVLENLTVFVKAANMRHEALDHTLFHGPPGLGKTTLAHILANELGVGIKITSGPVLDKPGDLAGLLTNLQERDVLFIDEIHRLSPVVEEYLYSAMEDYKIDIMIESGPNARTVQINLNPFTLVGATTRSGLLTAPMRARFGIQCRLQYYSTELLADIVQRSASILKVPITMEAAIELAGRSRGTPRIANALLRRIRDFAQIKGNGSIDMEITQFGLKALNVDAHGLDEMDNKILLTIIDKFKGGPVGITTLATAVSESAETIEEVYEPFLIQQGFIVRTPRGREVTDLAYKHLGRIDTNRQGMLF; encoded by the coding sequence ATGAATAAAAATTTAGACCCAAATAAAGACCGTTATTCTCCGCAAGAATTAGATATAGAGAAAGCCCTTCGTCCGTTATCATTTGATGACTTTGCAGGGCAGGAGGCTGTTCTGGAGAATTTGACCGTTTTTGTTAAAGCTGCCAATATGCGCCACGAAGCCCTTGACCATACGCTCTTTCACGGACCTCCAGGATTAGGAAAGACTACTCTGGCTCACATTCTAGCCAATGAATTAGGGGTAGGTATCAAAATAACTTCAGGTCCCGTTTTGGATAAACCAGGTGATTTGGCAGGGCTTTTGACCAATCTGCAAGAACGCGATGTCCTTTTCATTGATGAGATACATCGTTTGAGCCCTGTGGTAGAGGAATACCTATACTCCGCTATGGAGGATTATAAGATTGATATTATGATTGAATCAGGACCTAATGCTCGTACCGTACAAATAAACCTAAATCCGTTTACTCTGGTAGGAGCGACCACCCGCTCGGGGCTACTTACTGCACCGATGAGGGCGCGTTTTGGTATTCAATGCCGACTTCAATATTACTCTACCGAACTCTTAGCCGATATAGTACAACGCAGTGCCTCAATACTCAAGGTGCCTATCACTATGGAAGCCGCCATTGAACTTGCAGGAAGAAGCCGTGGGACCCCTCGTATTGCCAATGCGCTGTTACGTCGCATTCGAGATTTTGCACAAATCAAAGGCAATGGATCTATTGATATGGAAATTACTCAGTTCGGACTCAAAGCCCTCAACGTTGATGCCCACGGGTTAGATGAAATGGATAACAAAATCTTACTTACCATAATCGACAAATTCAAGGGAGGTCCAGTGGGTATAACCACCCTAGCTACAGCTGTTTCTGAAAGCGCCGAGACCATTGAGGAGGTGTATGAGCCTTTTCTCATTCAGCAAGGATTTATCGTCAGAACCCCACGAGGCAGAGAAGTTACCGATTTGGCATACAAACACTTAGGTAGAATAGATACGAATCGGCAAGGAATGCTGTTTTAA
- a CDS encoding copper homeostasis protein CutC, translating to MIFEICASSFESAKNAQIAGANRIELCSELGVGGITPSFGLIKKVMDELTIENCVLIRPRSGDFTYTEEEFDIMLRDITLCRELGCKGVVTGVLNTDNTIDEKRTLQLIEAAGAMDFVYHRAFDCTPNPLETLETLKQLGVKRVLTSGGKKSAIEGLDLLKILLEQSEGKITIMPGGGINPQTIVKIKDAGFDQVHFSATTFEPAANVLPFSFLTDSFLNESVRPLSNIAQIKKIIEASR from the coding sequence ATGATATTTGAAATCTGTGCCAGTTCGTTTGAATCGGCAAAAAATGCACAAATTGCAGGAGCAAATCGTATCGAATTATGTAGTGAATTGGGCGTGGGCGGTATTACCCCCAGTTTCGGACTTATAAAAAAAGTAATGGACGAACTGACCATTGAGAATTGTGTGCTTATCCGCCCCAGAAGCGGAGACTTTACCTATACGGAGGAAGAATTTGACATTATGTTGCGTGACATTACCCTATGCCGAGAATTGGGCTGTAAAGGGGTGGTTACAGGCGTGTTAAACACGGATAATACCATCGACGAAAAACGAACACTACAGCTTATAGAGGCTGCAGGAGCGATGGATTTTGTGTACCATCGTGCCTTTGATTGCACACCCAACCCCTTGGAAACTCTCGAAACTTTAAAACAATTAGGGGTAAAACGCGTACTTACCTCTGGAGGTAAAAAATCGGCTATTGAAGGCTTGGATTTACTTAAAATACTTCTTGAACAATCGGAAGGAAAAATAACTATTATGCCAGGAGGAGGCATCAATCCGCAAACCATTGTAAAAATAAAAGATGCAGGATTTGATCAAGTACATTTTTCAGCCACTACTTTTGAACCTGCCGCTAATGTACTTCCTTTTTCGTTTTTAACCGATAGTTTCTTAAACGAATCCGTGCGCCCTCTCTCAAATATTGCTCAAATCAAAAAAATAATTGAAGCTTCCAGATGA
- a CDS encoding metallophosphoesterase, translating to MIYVILVGVVLGYALLTGYALQALKVLRTTKAIRYLFVLLSAGIILNVFWQWTQRDERVWTSVQLYSMGALLTWALTLATLSLALFIEDIQRFINLLVKRKQRKTEVTSRRKFVSLLGLGMAAIPFASMIYGMTKGKYHFKVWKHTLYFDDLPEAFNGFKITQISDIHSGSFDNEDKIRYAIDLINEQKSNIITFTGDMVNNLASEMLPWKDIFKNLHAPEGLFAVLGNHDYGDYSSWESPKAKAQNLQLLKDIQAEIGFDLLLNEHRYIEKAGQRIALIGVENWGYGRFSKYGDLEKALKNTHEKDFKILLSHDPTHWQFQVIPQQKNIHLTLSGHTHGMQFGIEIPGWLRWSPSQWKYKYWAGIYQQNGKFLNVNRGFGFLAFPGRVGIWPEITVIELKGKKQKNETTT from the coding sequence ATGATTTATGTCATTTTAGTAGGAGTGGTTTTAGGCTATGCCCTTTTAACAGGATACGCACTACAAGCACTTAAAGTTTTGCGTACTACCAAAGCAATAAGATATTTGTTTGTACTTCTATCGGCAGGAATTATCCTCAACGTATTTTGGCAGTGGACTCAACGAGATGAGCGGGTATGGACTTCCGTACAACTCTACTCAATGGGTGCTTTACTGACTTGGGCTTTAACCCTTGCCACGCTTAGTTTGGCACTTTTTATTGAAGATATTCAGCGATTTATCAATTTATTAGTAAAAAGAAAGCAAAGAAAAACAGAGGTTACTTCTCGCAGAAAATTTGTAAGCCTACTTGGGTTAGGAATGGCTGCCATTCCGTTTGCTTCAATGATTTACGGAATGACAAAAGGGAAATATCACTTTAAAGTTTGGAAGCACACGCTTTACTTTGATGATTTACCCGAAGCCTTTAACGGATTTAAAATTACTCAAATTTCAGATATTCATAGCGGAAGTTTTGATAATGAGGACAAAATACGCTATGCTATAGACCTTATCAACGAACAAAAGAGTAATATCATCACTTTTACGGGCGATATGGTAAATAATTTAGCCAGTGAAATGTTACCTTGGAAAGACATATTTAAGAATTTACACGCCCCAGAGGGATTGTTCGCTGTATTGGGTAATCACGATTATGGAGATTATTCCTCTTGGGAAAGCCCCAAAGCCAAAGCTCAAAACCTACAGCTGTTAAAAGATATTCAAGCCGAAATTGGTTTTGATTTGCTTTTAAATGAACATAGGTATATTGAGAAGGCAGGACAGCGAATTGCTCTTATTGGGGTAGAAAACTGGGGATATGGACGATTTTCAAAGTATGGTGATTTAGAAAAAGCATTAAAAAACACTCACGAAAAGGATTTCAAAATTTTACTTAGCCACGATCCCACACATTGGCAATTTCAGGTGATTCCTCAACAGAAAAATATTCATTTGACTTTAAGCGGACATACTCACGGTATGCAATTCGGGATAGAAATACCAGGATGGCTGCGTTGGAGTCCCTCACAATGGAAATACAAATATTGGGCAGGAATTTATCAGCAGAATGGAAAATTTTTGAATGTGAATCGCGGTTTTGGCTTTTTAGCATTCCCAGGTCGGGTAGGCATTTGGCCAGAAATTACGGTCATTGAACTCAAAGGGAAAAAGCAAAAAAACGAAACGACAACGTAA
- the cdd gene encoding cytidine deaminase — translation MKEEKKISVHYTVFNSIEALPESVQELMAAAVAVRENAYAPYSLFKVGAAIRLKDGQICVGSNQENAAFPSGLCAERVAIYHASALFPNQIIDAIAITGTAQEPTVLPVSPCGACRQSMAEYEIRQKQPIAVYFMGKTGKIIKTESVKDLLPFLFDGTLI, via the coding sequence ATGAAAGAAGAAAAAAAAATTTCGGTGCATTATACCGTTTTTAACAGTATTGAGGCTCTTCCCGAATCGGTTCAAGAACTGATGGCAGCTGCAGTTGCTGTACGTGAGAATGCTTATGCTCCTTATTCACTTTTCAAAGTAGGGGCTGCTATCCGATTGAAAGACGGACAAATATGTGTGGGGTCAAATCAAGAAAATGCAGCATTTCCCTCTGGACTTTGTGCCGAGCGTGTTGCTATTTATCACGCTTCGGCGCTTTTTCCCAACCAAATTATTGATGCTATTGCCATTACAGGAACAGCCCAAGAACCTACCGTTTTGCCCGTGTCGCCTTGCGGAGCCTGTAGGCAGTCTATGGCAGAATACGAAATTAGACAAAAGCAACCTATAGCTGTATATTTTATGGGGAAAACCGGAAAGATTATTAAAACCGAATCAGTAAAGGATTTGCTTCCATTTTTGTTCGATGGTACCCTAATTTAA
- a CDS encoding putative porin: protein MSYRNIIALLLLALAPLFLWAQEEDNQQKNKLGFKTIRSHKKKDTLPFTIKDYKIITHLKDTIAVDTTLTIYKYYKHNAVQKDMFGKMPFSNKGQTYNALTYDFTQADYLPSMGANAKKTLYLTPQEINYYHLPTPMTEFTYKTGFEQGQVLNTLFSVNLSPQLNIFMAYKGLRSLGNYQNILASNGNFRFGFSYLSPNKKYTAFAHYAGHDIYNNENGGIATPEQFESGDAQFKNRAVLDVHFTDAQSTRESKRYFLSHEYAFLNHTDTLLTNKQIRLRHQFLYETEYYQFEQATAQKKYFGDSYVVAELNDKARLKKMINTLGTELELPYLGRTFLSANAYHYNYFFRNAYYTSGVLQPHQIKDTDLSLGAQWHKRIGGFAIDAQAEQTLVGKITGTHLNGKLSYAFNTLNKIQAGIDLQSAMPDFNFLLYQSDYKNYNWYHFDDFGKQNTQTLFADVNTQWGNAQASLSNINNYTYFEVQEPITGIRSQSVPKQFTGDIQYFKLKLQREFTLGKFSLENTLLFQKVVQGEPILNVPTFVTRNSLYFSTHLFKKAMYLQTGLGFNYFSSYYANRYNPLLAEFEVQSLQKTGGFPMFDFFFNAKVRTMRIFFTIEHFNPILMDRIFDTNPYRYYSAPDYPYRDLTIRFGIVWNIFT, encoded by the coding sequence ATTTCTTATCGCAATATCATTGCTTTGCTACTATTGGCTCTTGCACCCCTGTTCTTATGGGCACAAGAGGAGGACAATCAACAAAAAAACAAGTTGGGGTTCAAAACAATTCGGTCTCACAAAAAGAAAGATACGCTCCCCTTTACCATCAAAGACTACAAGATAATCACTCATCTTAAAGACACCATAGCGGTAGATACTACTTTAACCATCTATAAGTATTATAAACATAATGCGGTACAGAAAGATATGTTCGGCAAGATGCCCTTCTCAAATAAAGGACAAACCTATAACGCACTAACATACGACTTTACTCAAGCCGATTATCTGCCCTCAATGGGAGCCAATGCCAAAAAAACACTTTACTTAACTCCGCAAGAAATCAATTATTATCATCTACCTACCCCAATGACCGAATTTACCTACAAAACAGGCTTTGAGCAGGGGCAGGTTCTAAATACCCTTTTCAGTGTGAACCTCTCCCCCCAGCTGAACATCTTTATGGCTTATAAAGGATTACGCTCTTTGGGGAATTATCAAAACATACTGGCAAGTAATGGTAACTTCCGTTTTGGGTTTTCTTATTTGTCGCCCAACAAAAAATATACAGCTTTCGCCCATTATGCAGGGCACGACATCTACAATAATGAAAATGGAGGAATAGCTACACCCGAGCAGTTCGAGTCTGGAGATGCCCAATTTAAAAATAGAGCCGTACTTGACGTGCATTTTACCGATGCTCAAAGCACACGTGAGAGCAAACGCTATTTTTTAAGCCACGAATACGCTTTTTTAAACCATACCGACACCTTACTGACAAATAAACAGATACGATTGCGACATCAGTTCTTGTACGAAACCGAATACTATCAATTCGAACAAGCCACAGCTCAAAAAAAATATTTTGGTGATTCGTACGTTGTTGCAGAGCTCAATGATAAGGCAAGGCTTAAGAAAATGATAAATACATTAGGCACAGAGCTGGAATTACCCTACTTAGGACGTACTTTCTTGTCAGCCAATGCCTATCACTACAATTATTTTTTCCGCAATGCGTATTATACTTCGGGGGTGTTGCAACCACACCAAATAAAAGACACCGACCTTAGTTTGGGCGCACAATGGCACAAACGTATAGGAGGATTCGCTATTGATGCTCAAGCAGAACAAACTTTGGTAGGTAAGATAACCGGAACGCACTTAAACGGAAAGCTATCCTATGCTTTTAATACCCTAAATAAGATACAGGCAGGAATTGACTTACAATCAGCGATGCCTGATTTCAATTTCTTGCTTTACCAAAGTGATTATAAGAATTACAATTGGTATCATTTTGATGATTTTGGCAAACAAAATACCCAAACCCTATTTGCTGATGTGAACACCCAATGGGGCAATGCTCAGGCAAGTCTTTCCAATATCAACAATTATACCTATTTTGAGGTGCAAGAACCTATAACAGGCATAAGAAGTCAGTCTGTTCCTAAGCAATTTACTGGAGATATTCAGTATTTCAAGTTAAAGTTACAGCGCGAGTTTACTTTGGGGAAATTCAGCTTAGAGAATACACTACTCTTCCAGAAGGTGGTACAAGGGGAACCCATTTTAAATGTACCTACTTTCGTTACCCGAAACTCGCTTTACTTCTCCACTCACCTATTCAAAAAGGCGATGTACCTACAAACAGGCTTAGGGTTCAACTACTTCTCTTCATACTACGCCAACAGATACAACCCTCTTTTAGCCGAGTTTGAGGTGCAATCATTACAAAAAACAGGAGGATTCCCGATGTTCGACTTCTTCTTCAATGCCAAAGTCAGAACAATGCGTATATTCTTCACCATTGAACATTTCAATCCGATACTAATGGATAGAATATTTGACACCAATCCGTATAGATACTATTCAGCACCCGACTACCCCTATCGTGACCTAACCATTCGTTTTGGCATCGTGTGGAACATTTTTACCTAA
- a CDS encoding pseudouridine synthase, whose amino-acid sequence MENQNRPYKGKSNFRNNNNSKRSNATSFERKSDGNKPFDKSRSDKKENNSNFTKKERFSQGNQAFQPKKRQGQEGNNKPFVSKGSKPFKPFKKENAPTFDAFAEKSEIRLNKYIADAGICSRRNADIYIASGNVQVNGEVITQLGFRVKPNDVVKFDGKVISCEKKEYILLNKPKGFITTTADEKGRKTVMDLVGRATSARILPVGRLDRPTTGLLLFTNDGDLAKKLTHPTHGVLKIYHAILDKKLDYKDFLKIEEGLELEDGFIQVEEISYVDGAPKNEIGIKIRSGRNRIIRRIFEHLGYQVDKLDRVVFAGLTKKDLPRGHWRRLTQQEIINLKNIK is encoded by the coding sequence ATGGAAAATCAAAACAGACCCTATAAAGGAAAGTCAAACTTCCGAAACAATAATAACTCAAAGAGAAGTAATGCTACCTCATTTGAAAGAAAATCAGACGGAAATAAACCTTTCGATAAATCACGTAGTGATAAAAAAGAAAACAATAGTAATTTTACTAAAAAAGAACGCTTCTCTCAAGGAAATCAAGCCTTTCAACCTAAAAAACGACAAGGACAAGAGGGGAACAACAAGCCTTTTGTTAGTAAAGGTAGCAAACCTTTCAAGCCTTTTAAAAAGGAAAACGCACCTACATTTGATGCTTTTGCTGAAAAGAGTGAAATCCGCCTAAACAAATACATTGCCGATGCAGGGATATGCTCTCGCCGTAATGCAGATATTTACATTGCCTCAGGCAATGTGCAAGTCAATGGCGAAGTGATTACTCAATTGGGTTTTCGTGTAAAGCCTAACGATGTGGTAAAATTTGACGGTAAAGTGATTTCTTGTGAGAAAAAGGAGTATATTTTACTCAATAAGCCCAAAGGTTTTATCACCACTACCGCTGATGAAAAGGGACGAAAAACCGTAATGGATTTGGTAGGGAGAGCTACATCGGCACGAATTTTACCCGTAGGAAGGTTAGATCGCCCCACTACTGGGCTCCTGCTTTTTACCAACGATGGTGATTTAGCGAAAAAACTAACTCACCCCACACACGGTGTGTTAAAAATCTATCACGCCATACTTGATAAAAAACTCGATTACAAAGATTTTTTAAAAATCGAAGAAGGACTTGAATTAGAAGACGGTTTTATTCAAGTTGAGGAAATTAGTTATGTGGACGGGGCTCCCAAAAACGAAATCGGTATTAAAATACGAAGCGGAAGAAATCGTATCATTCGTCGTATTTTTGAGCACTTAGGTTATCAAGTAGATAAGTTAGACCGAGTGGTTTTTGCTGGGCTAACCAAGAAAGATTTACCGCGAGGGCATTGGCGACGACTTACTCAACAGGAAATCATCAACCTGAAAAACATTAAATAA
- the gldB gene encoding gliding motility lipoprotein GldB, with protein sequence MKKSVYTLVGFLCAMWLVSCKTDTLQKEIEQIPVALEIIRFDSLFVTTSADNFHSLKKQYPYLFPSNIADSIWLAKQKDTLELEITAEIQKQFKQFSSERKQLRNLFQHIKYYFPDFESPKIITLASEVDYRSRVIYADSLLLIGLDNYLGVNHRFYEDIEKYIRSEFEKENIVIDVAETFSEQLIPRQQHLSFLDAMIFEGKKLYLMQLLLPKKSSSALLKYTKEQWNWVEANESEMWRYFVENELLYQTDKKLLSRFLYPAPFSKFYLELDNESPGQVGKYIGFNIVKSYADNHSETSLVALLSLSADELFKKSYYKPKK encoded by the coding sequence ATGAAAAAAAGTGTTTATACTCTTGTAGGATTCCTTTGCGCGATGTGGTTGGTATCTTGTAAGACAGACACGCTCCAAAAGGAAATAGAGCAAATTCCAGTAGCTTTGGAAATTATTCGTTTTGATTCGCTTTTTGTGACAACTTCAGCAGATAATTTTCATTCCCTTAAAAAGCAATATCCGTATTTATTTCCCAGTAATATTGCCGACAGCATTTGGTTAGCGAAACAAAAAGATACTTTGGAGTTGGAAATAACAGCCGAAATACAAAAACAGTTTAAGCAGTTTTCTTCTGAAAGAAAACAACTTCGTAACCTATTTCAGCATATTAAATATTATTTTCCTGATTTTGAATCGCCTAAAATCATTACTCTTGCTTCGGAAGTTGATTATCGCTCGCGTGTTATTTATGCTGATAGCTTGTTACTCATAGGCTTAGATAATTACTTAGGTGTCAATCATCGTTTTTATGAAGACATTGAAAAATATATTCGATCCGAATTTGAAAAAGAAAATATTGTTATTGACGTTGCTGAAACTTTTAGCGAGCAACTCATTCCTCGTCAACAACATCTTTCTTTTTTAGACGCTATGATTTTCGAAGGTAAGAAGCTTTATCTGATGCAGTTATTACTTCCTAAAAAAAGTAGTAGTGCTCTTTTAAAATACACCAAAGAGCAATGGAATTGGGTAGAAGCCAACGAGTCGGAAATGTGGCGGTATTTTGTAGAAAACGAGTTACTTTACCAAACCGATAAAAAATTATTAAGTCGTTTTTTATATCCTGCACCGTTTTCAAAATTTTATTTGGAATTAGATAATGAGTCGCCAGGGCAGGTGGGCAAGTATATCGGTTTTAATATCGTGAAATCGTATGCTGACAATCACTCCGAAACCTCCTTGGTAGCGCTTTTGTCTTTATCTGCAGATGAATTATTTAAAAAATCATATTATAAACCTAAAAAATAA
- the gldC gene encoding gliding motility protein GldC has protein sequence MSKKTSDIQLSVTLDENRVPEKIFWNAQDGGVTQQEARAMFLSVWDHKAKETLRIDLWTKDMSVDEMKQFFHQTLFTMADTFYRATNDEKMTQTMKDFCEYFAEKMKLS, from the coding sequence ATGTCAAAAAAAACATCTGATATTCAGCTTTCGGTAACTTTAGATGAAAATCGAGTTCCTGAAAAAATATTCTGGAATGCCCAAGACGGAGGAGTAACCCAACAAGAAGCCCGTGCTATGTTTCTTTCCGTTTGGGATCACAAAGCAAAAGAAACGCTCCGCATTGATTTATGGACTAAGGATATGTCAGTCGATGAAATGAAGCAGTTTTTTCATCAAACCCTCTTTACTATGGCAGATACCTTTTATAGAGCCACAAATGATGAGAAAATGACACAAACGATGAAAGATTTTTGTGAATATTTTGCTGAAAAAATGAAACTTTCTTAA
- a CDS encoding peroxiredoxin produces the protein MALVGKKFPNITVDAISQTGENLRINILEEATFKEKKVLLFWYPKDFTFVCPTELHAFQDALKEFEKRNTLVVGASVDTNEVHFAWLNTPKEEGGIKGVTYPLLADTTRNLSNALGILEATQIYDEELDQVIIEGSNVTYRATYLIDESGKIFHESVNDMPLGRNVNEYLRLIDAYTHVQTYGEVCPANWESGKEAMNANRKSTADYLSKH, from the coding sequence ATGGCTTTAGTTGGAAAAAAATTCCCAAATATCACCGTTGATGCCATTTCGCAAACGGGTGAAAATCTTAGAATCAATATTTTAGAAGAAGCTACTTTTAAAGAAAAAAAAGTTTTGCTTTTTTGGTATCCTAAAGACTTTACTTTTGTGTGCCCTACGGAGTTACACGCTTTTCAAGATGCACTTAAAGAGTTTGAAAAAAGAAATACTTTGGTGGTTGGCGCATCAGTCGATACAAATGAAGTGCATTTTGCGTGGCTAAACACTCCCAAAGAAGAAGGCGGAATCAAAGGAGTTACTTACCCACTCTTAGCTGATACTACGCGAAATTTATCAAATGCTTTGGGTATTTTAGAAGCAACACAAATTTACGATGAAGAATTAGACCAAGTTATTATTGAAGGTTCAAATGTTACTTACCGAGCTACCTATCTAATTGATGAATCTGGAAAAATCTTCCACGAAAGTGTAAATGATATGCCTTTGGGTAGAAATGTTAATGAGTATTTACGATTGATAGACGCTTACACACACGTACAGACCTACGGTGAGGTTTGTCCTGCTAACTGGGAATCAGGCAAAGAAGCAATGAATGCAAACCGAAAAAGTACCGCTGATTATCTCTCAAAACACTAA
- a CDS encoding MutS-related protein: MQEKYIAFIEKYEKALHKQSQISNRISFLRLLLALLLVFSLYKTFTQEPILPYLVADLVLIITFVVLLKIHQKNALQRKLTQTLLQINKAEYHYLTENKKPWYDGASYINPQHDYSYDLDIFGTESLYHHLNRTATEAGKYALAQELLSHNTSQQIVKKQKATDELAKEVVWRQEFYALAKMVSDLPDNEQKLRDWAKQNHIGVHRKWQYVAYISPILFFLNLLLVYVFEIRIVPVYFFFTLNLVIAYAHLKPLLKESLNMGRIFQTMQFYKRLFEKIEEANFQSETLQQLQKQLKTSEYKASAEIARLGNALGQLDSISNILASVVFNGTLLYHLHIYFSVIRWKRQYAHLLPLWLDTVGTFEAISSVANHTFNHPHYVFPELNEIHRFEFSDLGHPLIMKNGVRNDFHLGSKQMILLTGSNMSGKSTFLRTIGINLILAQIGAKICATKATLCPIRVVTSMRQFDSLSSGESYFFAEIKRLKHIMEQLTERPCFVLLDEILRGTNSDDKQQGTKGVLVKLLSLSAQGILATHDLEICKMAEQYPQLSNFRFEAQIIDNELYFDYKLKSGVCTNKSATFLMKKLEIIS, encoded by the coding sequence ATGCAAGAAAAATATATTGCCTTCATAGAAAAATATGAGAAGGCACTTCATAAGCAAAGCCAAATCTCTAATCGGATTAGTTTTTTAAGATTGTTACTGGCTTTGCTTTTGGTCTTTTCGCTGTACAAAACCTTTACGCAGGAGCCTATACTCCCCTATTTGGTGGCTGACTTAGTACTTATTATTACTTTCGTTGTCCTTCTAAAAATCCACCAAAAGAATGCTCTCCAGAGGAAACTCACCCAAACCCTTTTACAAATCAATAAAGCCGAGTACCATTATCTTACCGAAAATAAAAAACCTTGGTATGATGGGGCTTCCTATATCAATCCTCAACACGATTATTCTTACGATTTAGACATTTTTGGCACTGAATCGCTCTATCATCACCTAAATAGAACAGCGACTGAGGCAGGAAAGTACGCTTTGGCTCAAGAGTTGCTAAGCCACAATACTTCACAGCAAATTGTAAAAAAACAAAAGGCTACCGATGAGTTAGCGAAAGAAGTAGTATGGCGACAAGAATTTTATGCTCTGGCAAAAATGGTAAGCGACCTACCAGATAATGAGCAGAAGTTAAGAGATTGGGCAAAGCAAAATCACATTGGTGTCCATAGAAAATGGCAATATGTTGCCTATATATCCCCTATCCTTTTTTTCTTAAATTTACTATTGGTTTATGTCTTTGAAATACGCATCGTACCTGTTTATTTCTTTTTTACACTGAACTTGGTTATTGCGTATGCTCACTTAAAGCCTTTGCTTAAAGAGTCGCTAAATATGGGACGCATCTTTCAAACGATGCAATTCTACAAACGATTGTTTGAGAAGATAGAAGAAGCTAACTTTCAGTCAGAAACCTTACAACAGCTTCAAAAACAACTAAAAACCTCTGAATATAAAGCAAGTGCAGAGATTGCTCGATTAGGAAATGCACTGGGGCAGTTAGATAGCATCAGTAACATTCTCGCTTCGGTTGTTTTCAACGGAACGCTATTGTATCATTTGCATATTTATTTTTCTGTAATTCGTTGGAAGCGTCAATACGCTCACCTATTGCCGCTTTGGTTAGATACGGTTGGCACGTTTGAAGCTATATCCAGTGTTGCTAATCATACCTTCAATCACCCACATTATGTATTCCCAGAGCTTAATGAAATTCATCGATTTGAGTTTTCTGACTTGGGGCATCCGCTAATAATGAAAAACGGAGTGCGCAATGATTTTCATTTGGGTTCAAAACAAATGATATTGCTTACAGGTTCCAATATGTCAGGGAAAAGTACTTTTTTAAGGACAATAGGTATCAACTTAATACTGGCTCAGATAGGTGCTAAAATATGTGCTACTAAAGCTACCCTTTGCCCCATAAGGGTGGTTACCTCAATGCGTCAGTTTGATTCACTTTCCAGTGGAGAGTCATATTTCTTTGCCGAAATCAAGCGCTTAAAGCACATTATGGAGCAACTCACTGAACGCCCTTGCTTTGTTTTGCTCGATGAAATTTTGCGTGGAACCAATTCCGATGACAAACAGCAAGGTACTAAAGGAGTACTCGTTAAGCTACTTTCACTTTCAGCACAAGGCATATTAGCTACTCACGACTTGGAAATATGCAAAATGGCAGAGCAATATCCACAGTTAAGTAACTTTCGCTTTGAAGCTCAAATCATCGATAATGAGTTGTATTTTGACTATAAGCTCAAATCTGGTGTTTGCACCAATAAGAGTGCTACTTTCTTAATGAAAAAATTAGAGATAATCTCCTAG